The following are encoded together in the Malaya genurostris strain Urasoe2022 chromosome 3, Malgen_1.1, whole genome shotgun sequence genome:
- the LOC131436616 gene encoding ninjurin-A, translated as MDVENNKDTSLKPGSSAPMIDPTTGEVIPNVNTYQQKKNLAQGMMDLALVSANANQLRYVLESFTRHPYYYFSLIFISVSLIIQIGVGVGLIMNSRYDVNDRREICKANRINDLVTIGIFLITLVNVLISAFGVAPRVD; from the exons ATGGACGTTGAAAACAATAAAGATACGTCACTGAAACCGGGATCAAGTGCACCTATG ATCGATCCAACGACGGGTGAAGTGATACCGAACGTAAACACCTACCAGCAAAAGAAGAATCTGGCCCAGGGCATGATGGACTTGGCTCTGGTGTCCGCCAACGCCAATCAGCTGCGCTATGTTCTGGAATCTTTTACGCGCCATCCTTACTACTACTTCAGTTTGATCTTTATTTCCGTCAGTTTGATCATTCAGATCGGTGTCGGAGTTGGACTGATCATGAACAGCCGGTACGACGTTAACGACAGGCGTGAAATATGCAAGGCAAACAGAATCAACGATTTGGTCACGATCGGCATCTTTCTGATAACGCTGGTCAATGTGCTGATATCGGCATTCGGCGTGGCTCCCCGAGTGGACTGA
- the LOC131437625 gene encoding rutC family protein UK114-like has product MANIRKIISTKKCPKVVAPYNQAVIADHTVYCSGVLGLEVESLQLVEGGAAAQTAKALEHLTTLLEVADSSIANVVKTTVLLADMNDYAVVNEEYKKVFSSNFPARTCFAVNKLPLGAAVEIEAIALTGEVIQVSS; this is encoded by the exons ATGGCAAACattcgaaaaattatttcaacaaaaaaatgtcCCAAGGTTGTAGCTCCCTACAA TCAAGCTGTGATTGCCGATCATACGGTTTATTGCTCCGGAGTTCTTGGCTTGGAAGTAGAATCGCTGCAACTGGTTGAAGGAGGTGCAGCAGCTCAGACTGCCAAGGCACTGGAACACTTGACTACTTTGCTTGAGGTTGCCGATTCCAGCATTGCCAATGTAGTGAAAACAACGGTACTTCTCGCCGATATGAACGATTATGCCGTAGTAAATGAAGAATACAAAAAAG TATTTTCCAGTAACTTTCCGGCGCGAACTTGTTTTGCAGTGAACAAACTTCCACTGGGAGCCGCCGTAGAAATCGAGGCAATCGCATTAACCGGTGAAGTGATCCAAGTCTCATCGTAA
- the LOC131436288 gene encoding rutC family protein UK114-like: MASIVRKIISTAKCPKAAAPYNQAVIADRTVYCSGVLGMELGSLKLVEGGAATQTAKALEHLSTLLQESGSSVEKVVKTTILLTDMADYGAVNDEYKKVFTSNFPARTCFAVHKLPLGAAVEIEAIALTGDVLQVST; encoded by the exons ATGGCTAGTATTGTGCGAAAAATTATTTCCACTGCAAAATGTCCAAAGGCAGCGGCACCTTATAA CCAAGCGGTGATCGCCGATCGTACGGTTTACTGTTCCGGTGTCTTGGGAATGGAGTTGGGATCGCTGAAATTAGTCGAAGGCGGAGCTGCAACCCAAACCGCTAAAGCACTCGAACATCTGTCCACTCTGCTGCAGGAATCCGGATCAagtgtcgaaaaagtagtgaaaACCACTATTCTTTTGACTGATATGGCTGACTACGGAGCCGTGAACGATGAGTACAAGAAAG TATTCACCAGCAACTTTCCAGCACGGACCTGTTTCGCAGTACATAAACTTCCGTTGGGAGCTGCTGTCGAAATAGAAGCTATTGCACTGACCGGGGATGTGCTTCAGGTGTCAACGTAA